DNA from Rubripirellula lacrimiformis:
TGGATGTGAATTCAAATCCGAAATGCAAATTGCGGGAACTCACGTGACTTGAGAAAGGTGAACTGAGCAAGAAGGATGCTTGGAGTTTAGCCGCCAAGCAACCTTAACCTGCTCAGTCAACATGTCTCATCTTAGCACCGAAGAACGTAGTGCCATCTCTGGATGACATCGCATCGCCACAGTAGGTGTAGCGATCCACCTCGCCTGCCCGCAACTCGAGCGCCATCGTTGGATGGCTACAACGCGGCTTTCCACTCGGCGGAGTGGAGGGCGATGAAAGCCGAACTCCGATCACGAAATCCCGGCCAGCCCGACGGCGAAATCTTCCGTTATTCCAACGGCTTGCAAGGCAAAACCCGCCCTCGGCTTGGCGATTGAAGTCGCCTATGGAGTGTCGCCTGACTTCGGTTGGATTTCGACGATTAGAACGCGAAAGCCGTCGCCCGCGGGCTTGGTAAAGGCGGGCCACTGCACGATTTCCTGGACATCGGGCTTCGAAAAGCTGCCGTCAAATGGGTTGAACCAGGTCCCCGTCATCGTTTGGCCTGTCAGCGACTTTGGAAGTCGCATGCCGATGTACTCGCATTCTTTGGGGACGTAGTACACGTACAGATCGTTGCCGTTGTGCAGACTGAAACCAGCGTTGCTGTTCTTGTCGCCGGCGGTCAACTGACCGAGATCATATCGGTCCACCAGCGTCCGCATGTGGCGGTAGTAGTCCAAGCGTGGACGCTGCTTCGCAGGCATCGCGTCGATGTCGGGAATGATCACGTTCCACGCCGCACCCTGCCAGTAGTGTGTGGGGAAGGTGCCTGCAAAAACGCACTGGTACGCTCGTTCCAGACAAGTTTCCGGAGATGTGTAGTTGCCCGTGAACACGACGTAGGGCCCTTTTTCGTAGCCACCGTGTTCGATGTTCAAAATGGGTTTGTTCGGCATCGCCTCACAAACGTTCCGCATCACGCTATGCAGCTCGGAACTCCACAATTGAACCGACACGAAATCCACGTTCTCGGTGAACCGACGACAGTAGCTGTAGTCGTGAACCGTGATCAAGCGTTCGAACTGGTCTCGATCTCGCAATCGCTTGATCCGCTGGGTGATGTAGTCCACATCCGAATGCCCGTAACCGAGCGCTTCCTTGGAAACGTCCCAGACGATGTTCGGAAATGCCTGATAACGTTGGACGACGTAGTCAAAGTAACGGTTGTCGGCGTCCGAGTTTGCTTCGGGCCAATGAACCTGTTTGTTCCAGACATAGATCATCAAATGGGCTGCGATGCCTTTCTGGTCCAAATAGTCGACCACTCGATCAAGTCGGCGGAAGTATTCGATGTTTAGCTTCGAGTGATCGGGTTCGTCGTTGTTGCCGCCGAACGGATAGACGCTTGGGCTGCCATATTCATACTCCGGCACCAACCGATCATCTTTCTTCCAGTTCACGTCGTAGGCGAACACGTTCATCACGACTTGATTGAACCCATTAGCGGCTAGCGAATCCACTAACTTTCGTGTGTCGGGAATGTCATCGGCGTTCTGTGCATCCAACGCGAACAGCCAGTCGGATTCGAACGCGATCGGGTAGTACGAATCCCCGTTTTGGTACCGAAATCGGGTGGCTTGTTCTGGATCGATGATGATGCCACCCTTGCGATTGGGACGGGCCGTCTGCACCGACATCTTCCCGTTCTTGCCATCCAACGCGGAAAGAGAGGACTGTGTGGCGAAGGTCCATTCTCCGGCGGACGGCGGCGTGAACCGAATCACGAATTGATCCTGGCCGTTGTAGAACCCGGCAGCTTGATGTGGATTCCCGTCCGCGTCTGTGAATGTGGCCCCTAGAGCAACGTCTGTGGCGACGCTGGGGTCACACTCCGCACGAAACCGAATGTCGATGACATCCCATTGCCCCGCCAGGATCGCCTGTCCCGCGGAAAACTCTGCGTGATCCAGTGCGTGGACGGGAATGGTGACCAACGGCAAGAACGTAAAGGCGGCCGCAATCGCAAGCGAATACTTCATGTTGATTCGAAAGGAGTTCTCGTAGACACGGGGCTGATATCGAAGACGAGTTCGAACCTGCCATTCTATAGAACGATCGACGTGAAGTTGAAATCAGGCGGTGAAAGAAGCATTGATTTCAATGGAATGCGGTGAAGTTGATATTTCCGTGGTGGCGGGGCAGGTGGGTGGCCGAAAGTCTTGGCGACTTCCGCTACGTAGCGTGTGTGGCCGAAAGTCTTGGCGACTTGCGCTACGAAGAGTGTGGTGTGGTTTCGGCCAGGTGTGGGTGGCCGAAAGTATTGGCGACTTGCGCCTTGCATCAAGCCACGGGTCCGCGTCGTCCCAGGACTAGGCCGATCACAAACAGCACCAAGAATACCACGAATAGGATCTTCGCGATCGAGGCCGCGGTTCCCGCGACGACGCCGAAGCCTAGAACACCAGCGATCAAAGCGATAATCAGAAACGTCAAAGCCCAGCCTAACATGGCTATTCTCCTAAACAGTGTTGAACGATGTGACAGCGGTGGGGAACATCACCTCCGCTGCGTCTGTTCGGTAGACAAATGCGATTGCCGTGCCAAACCGATGGATTCTGGGCGGATCAGGCAGACACGAGCGATTCGCGATACAAAACGCCGCATCATCCAAGCCGCAAGGGAAAAGCCGCGTCGCTGCTGATCGTCTAGCGACCAACGTGACCGCGGAACCTCCGCCTAGGCTGCGTTCGCGACGCGGGGACAGCCGATCGATCCATGCGCCGCCAGCGCGGTGAGACGCGGACTCGCTGGACGAAGATTTACGAGTCCTGCGAAGGCGATTCGCCCCGCGTCACGGTTTGGTACGAATACGCCAAAATATCGACAGCGATATCCGCGATGACCGTACGCCCCTTGGCCAACCAAGCGGCGGCAAAGGACCAGACAGCCACCCATTCCATCCAAAATAGAAAGTTGTACTGGTTCAAGGTTTGTTTCCAAGAACCATCCAACAGCAGCAGGTAGCAGCCCATCGTTGCGGTGCTGACCAGAATCACCCATCCACTGGTTCGATACACAAAATCCCGTTCACGCAGATGGGGTTCGTGTTCACGACGCGAGTCACGTGGAAAGTGGTATAGCGAGTAGAACGCCAGCGTCAGAAAGAAAACGCCGCCGCTGAACGAATGCAGGTAACCGACGATCGATTTCTGCATCAGCGGATCGCTGTTGAAGTCCAGCGGAAACAACGCCACGCCCAGGGCGGACGCGCAGCCCAGATTCGACGTCCAGTTTTCAACCCAGTCGTAGCCGCGATAGCAGAACAAGAAAATCCCAATCGCGCACAACGTCCCGACAAAGATGTCACGAAGCGGCGTGTGGTAATAGCTGCTCATGTTGTCCTGGATTTCAATCCCGAACACCAAGCCAACCGGGCCTAGCATTACCGGCAACAACAAGCCGCCAACACCGATCGCTCGCCGAATCCCCAGGTAGGAAAGCACCAATGTATTGGGTCGATCCGAAATCTCCTCGATGGCACGGCCATTGCCGTTCATAGCGTGATCCGTCGATAGGATTCCCGTACCATGACTTCACCGTGTGACCGTTCCAACCGGCGAATTGCGAAGTGGGCGCGTGCCAGATCCTGGTAGTGATCGATGAAATAGCTGTTGATCAACGCACCACCGATGGCACCGATCACGGGGATCGCTTGAGCCGCGATCTTCTCGCTGACCACCAACCCGAAACGCTCCCCAATCTTGGCGACCAACTTGACCAAGGCCGGTGCGGACGTGTCCGATACGCCATTTTTCAAGACATACTGCGACGCATCGCGAATCTGTTTCGCCATTGCGGCGCGGACGGCAAAGTATCCGATTTCGGTGTCATCATCGATCTTCGTCTGCTTTCCCGGATCCAACGCAAACACTTCCAGACAAGCAAGCCGGCCCTCCACGCTGGTCAGATCTTCGCCCTCGCTGCGGGCGATATCGGCGACGCTTCGCAGGATCAACACAGTCGACACCGGCAACTCGGCCGCGATCGTTGCACCGCCCAAAGCGCCACCGGCGGCGCCCGTGATCCCCGCCAACAACTTGTGCGTTAGCAGGCGAGGCTTGGCGGATTTCATCGAGTCCTGGCCGAGTGTTCGCAGCGCAACGTCCAACGCGATCGTCAACGATTTTTCGATCGTGTCATAGACTGCCTTCTCGGCAACAGACGGCAAAATTTTCAGCGATGCGGTGACCGGCGCCCCCATCATTTCGGTCAACCGATCGGCAATCCCATGGTGTTCTAAGATTTCTTTGGCCTCGCGCAGTTCGGCCAACGCCTGCAAGGAAAGGTCACCATCCGTCTGCTGAACCGTCATGATTGATCCGTCTGTGGCTTGAAAGCGATTCTGTGGAACGCAGGGCCCGTTTTTTCGAGATTACCCTGGCGCTGCGAAATGACCCTGGCGCTGCGAAATGAATCCGGTGTGCATCACGCAATGCCGAGTGGGACAGTTCGTAGCAATCGCCGTGCCATGCATCTTCGTGGCAACCGATCGAGACGGTCGCATGCGATCCGCCGGGACCTAATTCCCGCGGACCGGGATCCACCGCACAGCGTCGACGATGACATGGCCGTCGGTGTCCTTGTTGACGATCGTGACCTTTCCAGAGGC
Protein-coding regions in this window:
- a CDS encoding DUF5060 domain-containing protein; its protein translation is MKYSLAIAAAFTFLPLVTIPVHALDHAEFSAGQAILAGQWDVIDIRFRAECDPSVATDVALGATFTDADGNPHQAAGFYNGQDQFVIRFTPPSAGEWTFATQSSLSALDGKNGKMSVQTARPNRKGGIIIDPEQATRFRYQNGDSYYPIAFESDWLFALDAQNADDIPDTRKLVDSLAANGFNQVVMNVFAYDVNWKKDDRLVPEYEYGSPSVYPFGGNNDEPDHSKLNIEYFRRLDRVVDYLDQKGIAAHLMIYVWNKQVHWPEANSDADNRYFDYVVQRYQAFPNIVWDVSKEALGYGHSDVDYITQRIKRLRDRDQFERLITVHDYSYCRRFTENVDFVSVQLWSSELHSVMRNVCEAMPNKPILNIEHGGYEKGPYVVFTGNYTSPETCLERAYQCVFAGTFPTHYWQGAAWNVIIPDIDAMPAKQRPRLDYYRHMRTLVDRYDLGQLTAGDKNSNAGFSLHNGNDLYVYYVPKECEYIGMRLPKSLTGQTMTGTWFNPFDGSFSKPDVQEIVQWPAFTKPAGDGFRVLIVEIQPKSGDTP
- a CDS encoding DUF1328 domain-containing protein, which translates into the protein MLGWALTFLIIALIAGVLGFGVVAGTAASIAKILFVVFLVLFVIGLVLGRRGPVA
- a CDS encoding EcsC family protein, encoding MTVQQTDGDLSLQALAELREAKEILEHHGIADRLTEMMGAPVTASLKILPSVAEKAVYDTIEKSLTIALDVALRTLGQDSMKSAKPRLLTHKLLAGITGAAGGALGGATIAAELPVSTVLILRSVADIARSEGEDLTSVEGRLACLEVFALDPGKQTKIDDDTEIGYFAVRAAMAKQIRDASQYVLKNGVSDTSAPALVKLVAKIGERFGLVVSEKIAAQAIPVIGAIGGALINSYFIDHYQDLARAHFAIRRLERSHGEVMVRESYRRITL